Proteins encoded within one genomic window of uncultured Sphingopyxis sp.:
- a CDS encoding helix-turn-helix transcriptional regulator gives MQGDPDNYLSLLSAAQIETLRHVYEHKNSKQIARLMNVSPHTVDERVRRVLRKLNVSNRIEAARILAVNGVFDHVTPYQPLTYQLIDLGEVPPPADAEAGRSSFRRFFDIGSPFPTASQPANRHGLMERIIWPILIAVATILAFSALYSILVGLGRVLT, from the coding sequence GTGCAAGGCGACCCCGACAATTACCTCAGCCTGCTGTCCGCCGCGCAGATTGAAACGCTGCGGCACGTTTACGAGCACAAAAATTCCAAGCAGATCGCCCGCCTGATGAACGTGTCTCCGCACACGGTCGATGAACGGGTTCGGCGGGTGTTAAGAAAACTTAATGTTTCCAACAGGATCGAGGCAGCGCGGATTTTGGCTGTTAACGGTGTCTTCGATCATGTTACCCCTTATCAGCCTTTGACATATCAATTGATCGACCTAGGCGAGGTTCCTCCGCCCGCCGATGCCGAGGCGGGGCGCAGTTCGTTTCGGCGATTTTTCGACATCGGTTCGCCATTTCCTACCGCGTCCCAGCCGGCCAACCGGCATGGGTTGATGGAAAGGATAATCTGGCCGATCCTGATCGCAGTAGCGACGATATTGGCTTTCTCCGCTCTCTATTCGATCCTTGTCGGACTCGGTCGC